One window of Triticum dicoccoides isolate Atlit2015 ecotype Zavitan chromosome 5A, WEW_v2.0, whole genome shotgun sequence genomic DNA carries:
- the LOC119302535 gene encoding uncharacterized protein LOC119302535 isoform X1, with protein sequence MMANNLNTNLVGCHLFLQIFFLDNVDLGIFNKNHNVLPHISDFDQSSMNNMITMATHIGKGPTSYSKFMIRQGNDLCYARCNIADSTERTSNQPVDGGNMEEDVGKFNNDRNDSAHVASSAVRNLMDVQTPLRMLGPMDFIEHMRSRYPSLVRDELSFILKEQNAKCQREINTARANVQADMIKFVDKLMASISKRCICCTARGFTNCPARAVDTFLVDTLRTPVGQKIPGVRLDMSACKDGNSEPRFHGDDQSDRQQNKRSRHEEGAPATMTSQIFSVCKADTASYQ encoded by the exons ATGATGGCCAACAATTTGAACACCAATCTTGTTGGTTGCCACTTGTTTTTACAG ATATTCTTCCTCGACAATGTTGACCTTGGAATTTTCAATAAGAACCATAATGTCCTTCCTCACATTAGTGACTTCGACCAAAGCAGCATGAATAACATGATAACAATGGCGACTCACATTGGGAAGGGCCCCACATCCTACTCGAAATTCATG ATTCGTCAAGGTAATGATCTATGCTACGCTCGTTGCAACATTGCTGATTCCACTGAGAGAACATCCAACCAGCCAGTTGATGGCGGCAATATGGAAGAAGATGTTGGCAAGTTCAACAATGACAGGAACGATTCAGCTCATGTAGCATCTTCAGCTGTCAGGAACCTAATGGATGTTCAGACACCACTACGTATGCTTGGACCAATGGACTTTATAGAGCACATGCGGAGCCGATACCCCAGTCTG GTTAGGGATGAGTTGAGTTTTATATTGAAGGAGCAGAATGCCAAATGCCAGCGTGAAATCAACACCGCCCGCGCAAATGTGCAGGCAGACATGATCAAATTTGTGGACAAACTAATGGCATCAATCAGCAAAAGGTGCATCTGTTGTACTGCTAGAGGTTTTACTAACTGTCCGGCAAGAGCAGTAGATACATTTCTAGTTGACACACTGAGGACTCCGGTTGGCCAGAAAATACCAGGTGTCAGGCTCGATATGTCTGCTTGCAAAG ATGGCAACTCTGAACCGAGGTTCCATGGTGATGACCAGTCAGACCGTCAGCAGAACAAGAGGTCGCGACATGAGGAAGGAGCACCCGCAACAATGACATCTCAGATTTTTTCAGTTTGCAAGGCAGACACTGCAAGCTATCAGTGA
- the LOC119302535 gene encoding uncharacterized protein LOC119302535 isoform X2: MDQGCCPATTAAVCVPTIGRVLCYSTDRRIMQLVEDELIDHEVMSVIIRRYCQSDQEADKHSPYLTWRHPIEPEFSTLVLSDHDFLHTVSIQKALCADSLKYDITSAQLFFTPVPRPKGWIVVFWDMVARLMFVIDPMYSKRSQPLTTQQRDEITAWKLHDALFICLNEYYAGWPVRKDGWKVTFPALADSIFSRNETGACVVHIARHCDGKKLKMPLTKGFRRCAFSGRRRSRRRRGVYVDFINFKMICRLSLSKVLIGVRCACVCL; this comes from the exons ATGGATCAGGGGTGCTGTCCCGCTACCACCGCAGCCGTATGTGTCCCAACAATTGGAAGGGTTCTTTGCTACAGCACCGACAGAAGAATTATGCAG CTGGTTGAAGATGAGCTTATCGACCATGAGGTGATGTCAGTCATTATCAGAAGGTATTGTCAGTCTGACCAGGAAGCAGATAAACACTCACCATACTTAACTTGGAGGCACCCAATTGAACCAGAATTCTCG ACGCTTGTACTATCGGATCATGATTTCCTACATACGGTGTCAATACAGAAAGCATTGTGTGCCGACTCACTCAAATATGACATCACATCAGCTCAGCTG ttcttcaCCCCTGTTCCACGGCCTAAAGGATGGATTGTAGTTTTCTGGGACATGGTAGCCCGCCTCATGTTTGTAATTGATCCAATGTACAGCAAGAGAAGCCAACCCTTGACCACTCAGCAGAGAGATGAGATTACAGCTTGGAAGCTACATGATGCCTTGTTTATTTGCTTAAATGAGTATTATGCTGGCTGGCCTGTGAGGAAAGATGGATGGAAAGTCACGTTCCCCGCACTTGCTGATAGCATTTTTTCTCG TAATGAGACTGGAGCTTGCGTCGTCCATATAGCCCGCCATTGCGATGGGAAAAAGCTGAAGATGCCCCTCACCAAG GGTTTCcgacgatgcgcattcagtgggaggagacgttcccgtcgacgacgaggtgtctacgttgacttcataaatttcaaaatGATATGCCGGTTAAGTctttcaaaggtgctcataggggtaaggtgtgcgtgtgtgtgtttatag